The proteins below are encoded in one region of Ostrea edulis chromosome 3, xbOstEdul1.1, whole genome shotgun sequence:
- the LOC125675230 gene encoding 3-oxoacyl-[acyl-carrier-protein] reductase FabG-like: MSVISRLDGKVALITGASSGIGAGTAILFCKLGAEVAITGRNVENLAKTAAECEKGNGKKPFTLCGDLTKEDFVKRLVEDTLKYYGKLDILVNNAGLLRFGGIETSTLEEYDEVMNINVRASYHMTMLAVPHLIKTKGSIVNVSSVTGVRSFGGVLPYCVSKSALDQFTRCIAIELAPKQVRVNSVNPGETVTNVFKASGMDEDACQKFLEHSKLINPLGRAGQVEDVATAIAFLASDRASFITGVQLPIDGGRHILCPR, from the exons ATGTCTGTAATTTCAAGATTGGATGGAAAAGTCGCACTGATTACAG GGGCCAGTTCTGGTATTGGGGCTGGGACAgccattttgttttgtaaacttgGTGCAGAGGTAGCGATCACAGGcagaaatgttgaaaatttggcCAAAACAGCTGCCGAGTGTGAAAAGGGAAATGGAAAGAAG CCGTTTACTCTTTGCGGTGATTTGACCAAGGAAGATTTTGTAAAGCGACTTGTGGAAGACACACTAAAGTATTACGGAAAACTTGACATACTG GTCAATAATGCCGGACTGTTAAGATTCGGAGGCATTGAGACATCAACGCTGGAGGAATATGATGAAGTCATGAACATTAACGTCAG GGCTAGTTACCATATGACTATGCTTGCAGTTCCTCATCTCATCAAAACAAAGGGAAGCATTGTAAATGTTTCTAGTGTCACCGGCGTTAGATCC TTTGGTGGAGTTTTGCCATATTGTGTGTCCAAGAGTGCCTTAGATCAGTTTACTAGGTGTATTGCAATAG AGTTGGCTCCAAAGCAGGTCAGGGTAAACAGTGTAAA CCCTGGTGAGACTGTCACTAATGTTTTCAAGGCGAGTGGTATGGATGAAGACGCCTGTCAGAAG TTTTTAGAGCACTCCAAATTAATAAACCCCCTAGGACGTGCCGGGCAGGTGGAGGATGTAGCTACTGCGATTGCTTTCCTGGCATCTGACAGAGCTTCCTTTATCACGGGTGTGCAATTACCAATTGATGGTGGAAGACACATCCTTTGTCCGCGATAG